A DNA window from Pseudomonas tohonis contains the following coding sequences:
- the hslO gene encoding Hsp33 family molecular chaperone HslO → MPTFDNTQRFLFDDTDVRGEMVALGESYAHVLAKHPYPEPVAQLLGEMLAAASLLVGTLKFDGLLVLQARSSGAVPLLMVECSSDRELRGIARYHAEQVEPGAGLHELMPEGVLTLTVDPRQGQRYQGIVSLEGSNLAESLSAYFANSEQLPTRFWLNADGRNARGLLLQALPADRLKDPEARAASWQHLTTLADTLTAEELLGLDNETVLHRLYHEEQVRLFDPRPISFRCSCSRQRSANALVSLGRTDAEALLDENGGTVVIDCQFCNQRYSFDAADVAQLFAGGGSAAPSSTKH, encoded by the coding sequence ATGCCGACCTTCGACAATACCCAGCGCTTCCTTTTCGACGACACCGACGTGCGCGGTGAGATGGTCGCCCTGGGCGAGAGCTACGCCCACGTGCTGGCCAAGCACCCTTATCCGGAACCGGTGGCCCAGCTGCTCGGCGAAATGCTCGCCGCCGCCTCGCTGCTGGTCGGCACCCTGAAGTTCGACGGCCTCCTGGTGCTCCAGGCGCGCTCCTCCGGCGCCGTGCCGCTGCTGATGGTCGAGTGCTCCAGCGATCGCGAGCTGCGCGGCATCGCCCGCTACCACGCCGAGCAGGTGGAGCCCGGTGCCGGCCTGCACGAACTGATGCCCGAGGGCGTGCTGACCCTGACCGTTGACCCCAGGCAGGGCCAGCGCTACCAGGGCATCGTCAGCCTGGAGGGCAGCAACCTGGCCGAGAGCCTGTCCGCCTACTTCGCCAACTCCGAACAGCTGCCGACCCGCTTCTGGCTCAACGCCGATGGCCGCAACGCCCGGGGCCTCCTGCTCCAGGCACTGCCGGCGGACCGCCTGAAGGACCCGGAAGCCCGCGCCGCCAGCTGGCAGCACCTGACCACCCTGGCCGACACCCTCACCGCCGAGGAACTGCTGGGCCTGGACAACGAAACCGTGCTGCACCGCCTCTACCACGAGGAGCAGGTGCGCCTGTTCGACCCGCGCCCCATCAGCTTCCGCTGCAGCTGCTCGCGCCAGCGCTCGGCCAACGCCCTGGTCAGCCTGGGCCGCACCGACGCCGAAGCCCTGCTGGACGAGAACGGCGGCACAGTGGTGATCGACTGCCAGTTCTGCAACCAGCGCTACAGCTTCGACGCCGCCGACGTGGCGCAACTGTTCGCCGGTGGCGGCAGCGCGGCGCCGTCTAGCACAAAACACTGA
- a CDS encoding phosphatase PAP2 family protein, with product MRVQASWRWPALIGLHAFALLLLASWLSPATRALWDQADRAVYLALNGSLEGHPLWMGFWAFCSTRLFDILAGGLMLALLIRQDWVFRRHQLRPALFTFIALMLVLVAVRILFTRIAVHHGWQHASPSMVLGGMQLSDHFPLLESVFEVKDRSSRSFPGDHASVLMLWGLFMAIFARGWNRVTVIALATAMMLPRLVAGAHWLADDLVGGLFITLLVLAWGWCTPAGDHLARVLAWLASPAMRLGSRVPLLNRLALLDDKRLR from the coding sequence ATGCGTGTCCAAGCCTCCTGGCGATGGCCGGCCCTGATCGGCCTGCACGCCTTCGCCCTGCTGCTGCTCGCCAGCTGGCTGTCGCCGGCTACCCGGGCGCTCTGGGACCAGGCCGACCGGGCCGTCTACCTGGCCCTCAACGGCTCCCTGGAAGGCCACCCGCTGTGGATGGGCTTCTGGGCCTTCTGCAGCACGCGGCTGTTCGACATCCTCGCCGGCGGCCTGATGCTCGCCCTGCTGATCCGCCAGGACTGGGTGTTCCGCCGCCACCAGTTGCGCCCCGCGCTGTTCACCTTCATCGCCCTGATGCTGGTGCTCGTGGCGGTGCGCATCCTCTTCACCCGCATCGCCGTGCACCATGGCTGGCAGCACGCCAGCCCCTCCATGGTGCTGGGCGGCATGCAGCTGTCCGATCACTTCCCGCTGCTGGAAAGCGTGTTCGAGGTGAAGGACCGCTCCAGCCGCAGCTTCCCCGGCGACCACGCGTCAGTGCTGATGCTCTGGGGCCTGTTCATGGCGATCTTCGCCCGTGGCTGGAACCGCGTGACGGTGATCGCCCTGGCCACCGCGATGATGCTGCCGCGCCTGGTGGCCGGTGCCCACTGGCTGGCGGACGACCTGGTCGGCGGCCTGTTCATCACCCTGCTGGTGCTGGCCTGGGGCTGGTGCACCCCGGCGGGCGACCACCTCGCCCGCGTGCTGGCCTGGCTGGCCAGCCCTGCCATGCGCCTGGGCAGCCGCGTGCCGTTGCTCAACCGCCTGGCGCTGCTGGACGACAAGCGCCTGCGCTAG
- a CDS encoding RNA-binding S4 domain-containing protein — MSDKDDDKVRLDKWLWAARFYKTRALAKEAIEGGKVHHRGERCKPGKEPRIGDQYVIRTGFEERTVVVLALSVVRRGAPEAQTLYEETAESIARREEAAALRKAGALGVQTEGRPTKKQRRQIHYLRGGSGDFEG; from the coding sequence ATGAGCGACAAAGACGACGACAAGGTGCGGCTGGACAAGTGGCTGTGGGCGGCGCGTTTCTACAAGACCCGCGCATTGGCCAAGGAGGCCATCGAAGGCGGCAAGGTCCACCACCGGGGCGAGCGCTGCAAGCCGGGCAAGGAGCCGCGGATCGGTGACCAGTACGTGATCCGCACCGGCTTCGAGGAGCGCACCGTGGTGGTCCTCGCCCTTTCCGTGGTGCGCCGGGGCGCGCCCGAGGCGCAAACGCTCTACGAGGAGACCGCCGAGAGCATCGCCCGCCGCGAGGAGGCGGCGGCCCTGCGCAAGGCCGGTGCCCTGGGCGTGCAGACCGAGGGCCGGCCGACCAAGAAGCAGCGCCGGCAGATCCACTACCTGCGCGGCGGCTCCGGCGATTTCGAGGGCTAG
- a CDS encoding ATP-dependent zinc protease: protein MVGLRAKIDTGASTSTLHASDIVPFERDGQRWVRFTAHLGTLVQRRHRCEAQVVSVKTIKSSNGQAQSRYVISTTVALGDRAWPIEFTLACRKTMRYRVLIGSKALVDGQLVVNPALSYVQDKPTLPAFDSLPGAQ, encoded by the coding sequence ATGGTCGGCCTGCGCGCCAAGATCGACACCGGGGCCAGCACTTCCACCCTGCATGCCAGCGACATCGTGCCCTTCGAGCGCGATGGCCAGCGCTGGGTGCGCTTCACCGCGCACCTCGGCACCCTGGTGCAGCGGCGCCATCGCTGCGAGGCGCAGGTGGTCTCGGTGAAGACCATCAAGAGCTCCAACGGCCAGGCCCAGAGCCGCTATGTGATCAGCACCACGGTCGCCCTGGGCGATCGCGCCTGGCCGATCGAGTTCACCCTGGCCTGCCGCAAGACCATGCGCTACCGCGTGCTGATCGGCTCCAAAGCCCTGGTGGACGGCCAACTGGTGGTCAACCCGGCCCTTAGCTACGTACAGGACAAGCCGACCCTACCGGCCTTCGACTCCCTTCCAGGTGCCCAATGA
- the rimK gene encoding 30S ribosomal protein S6--L-glutamate ligase codes for MKIAVLSRNPRLYSTRRLVEAGQQRGHEIQVIDTLRAYMNIASHKPQIHYRGQPLEGFDAVIPRIGASVTFYGCAVLRQFEMMGVFPLNESVAISRSRDKLRSLQLLSRKGIGLPVTGFAHSPDDIPDLIRMVNGAPLVIKVLEGTQGIGVVLCETEKAAESVIEAFMGLKQNIMVQEYIREAGGADIRCFVVGDKVIASMKRQAKPGEFRSNLHRGGSASLIKITPEERMTAIRAAKVMGLSVAGVDILRSNHGPLVMEVNSSPGLEGIEVTTGKDVAGIIIEHLEKHAGPNMTRTKGKG; via the coding sequence ATGAAAATTGCCGTGCTGTCGCGCAACCCGCGTCTGTATTCGACCCGTCGCCTGGTGGAGGCCGGCCAGCAGCGCGGGCACGAAATCCAGGTGATCGACACCCTGCGCGCGTACATGAACATCGCCAGCCACAAGCCGCAGATCCACTACCGCGGCCAGCCGCTGGAAGGCTTCGACGCGGTGATCCCGCGCATCGGCGCCTCGGTGACCTTCTACGGCTGCGCCGTGCTGCGCCAGTTCGAGATGATGGGCGTGTTCCCCCTCAACGAGTCGGTGGCCATCAGCCGCTCGCGGGACAAGCTGCGCTCCCTGCAACTGCTCTCGCGCAAGGGCATCGGCCTGCCGGTGACCGGCTTCGCCCACTCCCCCGACGACATCCCCGACCTGATCCGCATGGTCAACGGCGCCCCGCTGGTGATCAAGGTGCTGGAAGGCACCCAGGGCATAGGCGTGGTGCTGTGCGAAACGGAGAAGGCGGCCGAATCGGTGATCGAGGCCTTCATGGGGCTGAAGCAGAACATCATGGTGCAGGAGTACATCCGCGAGGCCGGCGGCGCCGACATCCGCTGCTTCGTGGTGGGCGACAAGGTCATCGCCTCGATGAAGCGCCAGGCCAAGCCGGGCGAGTTCCGCTCCAACCTGCACCGTGGCGGCAGCGCCAGCCTGATCAAGATCACCCCGGAAGAACGCATGACCGCCATCCGCGCCGCCAAGGTCATGGGCCTGTCGGTGGCCGGCGTCGACATCCTGCGTTCCAACCACGGCCCGCTGGTGATGGAGGTGAACTCCTCCCCCGGCCTGGAAGGCATCGAAGTGACCACCGGCAAGGATGTCGCCGGGATCATCATCGAACACCTGGAAAAACACGCCGGCCCCAACATGACCCGCACCAAGGGCAAGGGCTGA
- a CDS encoding SapC family protein, with the protein MTTLLLYKEIKALNREEHRSLKLASLHNSEFAASTHLVPLAGLEFFQASRHYPIVFIGEGAQAVPIALLGLKAGHNGYVDANNLWQENCYIPAFVRRYPFVLAQDSAENFTVCFDAAYSGWNEEEGRELFDEAGQNSPFLEEMIHFLQNFTTEMERTRRFVDRLNELELLSPRSLKLSHGNGESFVLSDFLAVDEERFLALSDDKVLDLHKSGFLGWIYAHLISLGNANQLFAHYLAKKAAGDTTTH; encoded by the coding sequence ATGACCACGCTGCTGCTGTACAAGGAAATCAAGGCGCTGAACCGCGAGGAGCACCGCTCGCTGAAGCTCGCCAGCCTCCACAACAGCGAATTCGCCGCCAGCACCCACCTGGTGCCGCTGGCCGGCCTGGAGTTCTTCCAGGCCTCCCGCCATTACCCGATCGTGTTCATCGGCGAGGGCGCCCAGGCCGTGCCCATCGCCCTGCTGGGCCTGAAGGCCGGCCACAACGGCTACGTCGACGCCAACAACCTGTGGCAGGAGAACTGCTACATCCCGGCCTTCGTGCGCCGTTACCCGTTCGTCCTGGCCCAGGACAGCGCGGAGAACTTCACCGTCTGCTTCGACGCCGCCTACTCGGGCTGGAACGAGGAAGAAGGCCGCGAGCTGTTCGACGAGGCCGGCCAGAACAGCCCCTTCCTCGAAGAGATGATCCACTTCCTGCAGAACTTCACCACCGAGATGGAGCGCACCCGCCGCTTCGTCGACAGGCTCAACGAACTGGAGCTGCTGTCCCCGCGCAGCCTCAAGCTCAGCCACGGCAACGGCGAGAGCTTCGTGCTCAGCGACTTCCTGGCGGTGGACGAGGAACGCTTCCTGGCCCTTTCCGACGACAAGGTGCTGGACCTGCACAAGTCCGGCTTCCTCGGCTGGATCTACGCCCACCTGATCTCCCTGGGCAACGCCAACCAGCTGTTCGCGCATTACCTGGCGAAGAAGGCCGCCGGGGACACCACCACCCATTGA
- a CDS encoding EAL domain-containing protein, with translation MPAAKARLPNWTWWSSLPLLHLATWLSLGTQVSGGVALWYLPFSLGLVACLWWGPRVLLAVFLNAALSAPLWGLDWHLAPFYALPETLSIGVGWLLLRPPRFDVALPDFASLLRFMLLGVLVPVTLVAIGVQGSLLLTGVIAPEAWGTASLLMWLGDSLTTLVVCLPLLTYLTPWLRRRRWALGAFAPLAESMQRLPPWPLLVVLAIALPLAIAVMPLLLTLPLIGLVMLSLALTRGFPGALCGAGLATATVLSLPLLRELGEAPQWLEPQRIELHLSVLLLMVSTLLVGRTLSDLRLELRRRAEMQQALAMNSLALEASPLGVIIVDARQPDFPLTYCNPAFLRITGYSRKEVLGRNCRFLVGHDRNQPELPRLLAAIRRGEPCQAILRNYRKDGSLFWNEVTLAPMHDDQGISHFVALQHDVSRRELLAEELGLRREELMRQTHLLSQTEAIADIGGWVLEMPSEQMFWSEGTFRIYDLEPVGGAPNLEQAMNYFDEDSRARARATLDHVLRSADPFDIELRVVTAKSNYRWVRLKGLAEHDGERVIRIYGAIQDLTEQKRAERRQREREEHLHLFFEAPLIGMALCSPEHCWEEVNFKLCSILGRSREMLQGADWMSITHPDDRGAEQALLHQVRSAQRDGYELDKRFLRPDGSVVDTRVNVRAVRDGDGRMYALLALVEDVSARREAEARYRILVEHAPEAILVFDVERGITEANENAARLYGLPREQLIGRMPTSFSPPLQADGRPSRDVGQAHAQAALAGEAPVFEWLMRDVAGRVRPCEVRLVRLPGGTAPLIRLSITDISERQRYQREIERLAYSDELTGLPNRRLLLDRLQHAMAREVREGRFGALLFIDLDHFKTVNDSLGHPVGDALLREVTARLASCLRAEDTLARLGGDEFVVLLEALGEHPEAAAEHAAEVGTKLLHSLHGSYRIGEHELSVSASIGIALHPFERQGAADVLKQADTAMYRAKQGGRNALHFFAPAMQAAIDQRLHLQSELRQAVAREQLFLEFQPQLALADERVVGAEALLRWRSPTRGVVPPAQFIALAEETGLILELSDWVLDRACAALAQWLPRWPELVMAINISPRDLRQGDFVARVSDCLQRHGVPAQRLELEITEGSLLEDVEQCIAAMQALKGLGVRFAIDDFGTGYSSLTYLKRLPLDRLKIDRSFVEGLEQAGSDAALVDTILAIGHNLGLECIAEGIEASGQHQSLRALGCALGQGFHFSPPLDEAAFVDWLGQRAP, from the coding sequence ATGCCCGCCGCTAAAGCCCGCTTGCCCAACTGGACCTGGTGGTCGTCACTGCCGTTGCTGCACCTCGCCACCTGGCTCTCCCTGGGCACCCAGGTTTCCGGCGGCGTCGCGCTCTGGTACCTGCCCTTTTCCCTGGGGCTGGTGGCGTGCCTCTGGTGGGGCCCACGGGTATTGCTCGCGGTTTTCCTCAACGCCGCCCTGAGCGCGCCGCTCTGGGGCCTGGACTGGCACCTCGCGCCCTTCTACGCCCTGCCCGAGACCCTCAGCATCGGCGTCGGCTGGTTGCTCCTGCGGCCGCCGCGCTTCGATGTCGCCCTGCCGGATTTCGCCAGCCTGCTGCGTTTCATGCTGCTCGGCGTGCTGGTGCCCGTGACCCTGGTGGCCATCGGCGTGCAGGGCAGCCTGCTGCTCACCGGGGTGATCGCCCCCGAGGCCTGGGGCACCGCCAGCCTGCTGATGTGGCTGGGCGACAGCCTCACCACCCTGGTGGTCTGCCTGCCGCTGCTCACCTACCTCACCCCCTGGCTGCGCCGTCGACGCTGGGCGCTGGGCGCCTTCGCGCCGCTGGCCGAGTCCATGCAGCGCCTGCCGCCCTGGCCCTTGCTGGTGGTGCTGGCCATCGCCTTGCCGCTGGCGATCGCGGTGATGCCGCTGTTGCTGACCCTGCCCCTGATCGGCCTGGTGATGCTCAGCCTGGCCCTCACCCGGGGGTTCCCCGGCGCCCTCTGCGGCGCCGGCCTGGCCACCGCCACCGTGCTCTCGCTGCCGCTCCTGCGGGAGCTGGGCGAAGCCCCGCAGTGGCTGGAGCCGCAGCGCATCGAGCTGCACCTGAGCGTGCTGCTGCTGATGGTCTCCACCCTGCTGGTGGGGCGGACCCTCAGCGACCTGCGCCTGGAACTGCGCCGTCGCGCCGAGATGCAGCAGGCCCTGGCCATGAACAGCCTGGCCCTCGAGGCCAGCCCGCTCGGCGTGATCATCGTCGACGCGCGCCAGCCCGACTTCCCGCTCACCTACTGCAACCCCGCCTTCCTGCGCATCACCGGCTACAGCCGCAAGGAAGTGCTGGGGCGCAACTGCCGCTTCCTGGTCGGCCACGACCGCAACCAGCCCGAGCTGCCGCGCCTGCTGGCGGCCATCCGGCGCGGCGAGCCGTGCCAGGCGATCCTGCGCAACTACCGCAAGGACGGCAGCCTGTTCTGGAACGAAGTGACCCTGGCGCCGATGCACGACGACCAGGGCATCAGCCATTTCGTCGCCCTGCAGCACGATGTCAGCCGCCGCGAGCTGCTCGCCGAGGAACTGGGCCTGCGCCGCGAGGAGCTGATGCGCCAGACCCACCTGCTGAGCCAGACCGAGGCCATCGCCGACATCGGCGGCTGGGTGCTGGAAATGCCCAGCGAGCAGATGTTCTGGAGTGAGGGCACCTTCCGCATCTACGACCTGGAGCCGGTGGGCGGCGCGCCCAACCTCGAACAGGCGATGAATTATTTCGACGAGGACAGCCGCGCCCGGGCCCGCGCCACCCTCGATCACGTGCTGCGCAGCGCCGATCCCTTCGACATCGAACTGCGTGTCGTCACCGCCAAGAGCAACTACCGCTGGGTGCGCCTCAAGGGCCTGGCCGAGCACGACGGTGAGCGGGTCATCCGCATCTACGGCGCGATCCAGGACCTCACCGAGCAGAAGCGCGCCGAGCGACGCCAGCGTGAGCGCGAGGAGCATCTGCACCTGTTCTTCGAGGCGCCGCTGATCGGCATGGCCCTGTGCTCGCCCGAACACTGCTGGGAAGAGGTCAACTTCAAGCTCTGCAGCATCCTCGGGCGTTCCCGCGAGATGCTCCAGGGCGCCGACTGGATGAGCATCACCCACCCCGACGACCGTGGCGCCGAGCAGGCCCTGCTGCATCAGGTGCGCAGCGCCCAGCGCGACGGCTACGAACTGGACAAGCGCTTCCTGCGGCCCGACGGCAGCGTCGTCGATACCCGCGTCAACGTCCGCGCGGTGCGCGATGGCGACGGCCGCATGTACGCCCTGCTGGCCCTGGTGGAAGACGTCAGCGCCCGGCGCGAGGCCGAGGCGCGCTACCGCATCCTGGTGGAGCACGCCCCCGAGGCGATCCTGGTGTTCGACGTCGAGCGCGGCATCACCGAGGCCAACGAAAACGCCGCACGCCTCTACGGATTGCCCCGCGAGCAACTGATCGGGCGCATGCCCACCAGCTTCAGCCCGCCACTGCAGGCCGACGGGCGTCCCTCGCGGGACGTCGGCCAGGCCCACGCCCAGGCCGCGCTGGCCGGCGAGGCACCGGTGTTCGAATGGCTGATGCGCGATGTCGCCGGCCGCGTGCGCCCCTGCGAAGTGCGCCTGGTGCGGCTGCCCGGCGGCACCGCACCGCTGATCCGCCTGAGCATCACCGACATCTCCGAGCGCCAGCGCTACCAGCGCGAGATCGAGCGCCTGGCCTACAGCGACGAACTCACCGGCCTGCCCAACCGCCGCCTGCTGCTCGACCGCCTGCAGCACGCCATGGCGCGGGAAGTGCGCGAGGGCCGCTTCGGCGCCCTGCTGTTCATCGACCTGGACCACTTCAAGACGGTCAACGACAGCCTCGGCCACCCGGTGGGCGACGCGCTGCTGCGCGAGGTCACCGCGCGCCTGGCCAGCTGCCTGCGCGCCGAAGACACCCTGGCGCGGCTGGGCGGCGACGAATTCGTGGTGCTGCTCGAGGCTCTGGGCGAACACCCCGAGGCGGCCGCCGAACACGCCGCCGAGGTGGGCACCAAGCTGCTCCACAGCCTGCACGGCAGCTACCGTATCGGCGAGCACGAGCTGTCGGTCAGCGCCAGCATCGGCATCGCCCTGCACCCCTTCGAGCGCCAGGGCGCGGCGGACGTCCTCAAGCAGGCCGACACCGCCATGTACCGGGCCAAGCAGGGTGGCCGCAATGCGTTGCACTTCTTCGCCCCGGCCATGCAGGCCGCCATCGACCAGCGCCTGCACTTGCAAAGCGAGCTGCGCCAGGCCGTGGCGCGCGAGCAGCTGTTCCTCGAGTTCCAGCCACAGCTGGCCCTGGCCGACGAGCGGGTGGTCGGCGCCGAGGCGCTGCTGCGCTGGCGCAGCCCCACGCGCGGGGTGGTGCCGCCTGCCCAGTTCATCGCCCTGGCGGAGGAGACCGGGCTGATCCTCGAACTCAGCGACTGGGTGCTCGACCGCGCCTGCGCCGCCCTGGCCCAGTGGCTGCCGCGCTGGCCGGAGCTGGTCATGGCCATCAACATCAGCCCGCGCGACCTGCGCCAGGGTGATTTCGTCGCCCGGGTCAGCGACTGCCTGCAGCGCCATGGCGTACCGGCCCAGCGCCTGGAGCTGGAGATCACCGAAGGCAGCCTGCTGGAGGACGTCGAGCAGTGCATCGCCGCCATGCAGGCACTCAAGGGCCTGGGCGTGCGCTTCGCCATCGACGACTTCGGCACCGGCTATTCCTCGCTCACCTACCTCAAGCGCCTGCCGCTGGACCGCCTGAAGATCGACCGCAGCTTCGTCGAAGGCCTGGAGCAGGCCGGCAGCGACGCCGCGCTGGTGGACACCATCCTCGCCATCGGCCACAACCTCGGCCTGGAGTGCATCGCCGAAGGCATCGAGGCCAGCGGCCAGCACCAGAGCCTGCGCGCCCTGGGCTGCGCCCTTGGCCAGGGCTTCCATTTCAGCCCGCCGCTGGACGAGGCCGCCTTCGTCGACTGGCTGGGGCAGCGCGCCCCGTGA
- a CDS encoding ATP-binding protein: MKAPYWFPQSFFSRTLWLVLIVVLFSKALTLVYLMMNEDVLVDRQYSHGAALTLRAYWAASESERDDLARAAGLKRVTSDAVPPSEQHWPYSEIFERQMQTELGPETEVRLRAKSPPALWVRAPALGPDWVRIPLYPHPLRGQRIWSVLGWFLGIGLLSTAAAWIFVRQLNAPLKRLVFAARQLGQGRSVRLPVSDTPSEMTEVYRAFNQMAEDVEQAARERELMLAGVSHDLRTPLTRLRLSLELMSSDSEFTEDMVRDIEDMDAILDQFLAFIRDGRDERQEELDLGELVREVVAPYNQHEERVRLCLEPVPPFPLRRVSIKRLLANLIENALRYGGNGVEVAAFVAGDHTAPYVVLSVLDRGQGIDPAELGDIFNPFIRGDRARGGKGTGLGLAIVKRIAALHGGSVELRNRSGGGLEARVCLPLGLLLPRDAA, translated from the coding sequence ATGAAAGCGCCGTACTGGTTCCCGCAGAGTTTCTTCTCCCGCACCCTCTGGCTGGTGCTCATCGTCGTGCTGTTTTCCAAGGCGCTGACCCTGGTCTACCTGATGATGAACGAGGACGTCCTCGTGGACCGCCAGTACAGCCACGGCGCGGCGCTGACCCTGCGTGCCTACTGGGCGGCCAGCGAATCCGAGCGCGACGACCTGGCGCGCGCCGCCGGCCTCAAGCGGGTGACCAGCGACGCCGTGCCGCCCAGCGAGCAGCACTGGCCCTACAGCGAGATCTTCGAGCGGCAGATGCAGACCGAGCTCGGCCCCGAGACCGAGGTGCGCCTGCGCGCCAAGAGCCCGCCGGCGCTCTGGGTGAGGGCACCGGCACTGGGCCCTGACTGGGTGCGCATCCCGCTTTATCCACACCCCTTGCGCGGGCAACGCATCTGGAGCGTGCTCGGCTGGTTCCTCGGCATCGGCCTGCTGTCCACCGCCGCCGCGTGGATCTTCGTGCGCCAGCTCAACGCCCCGCTCAAGCGCCTGGTGTTCGCCGCCCGCCAGCTCGGCCAGGGCCGCAGCGTGCGCCTGCCGGTGAGCGACACGCCCAGCGAGATGACCGAGGTCTACCGCGCCTTCAACCAGATGGCCGAGGACGTCGAGCAGGCCGCCCGCGAGCGCGAGTTGATGCTGGCCGGCGTCTCCCACGACCTGCGCACCCCGCTGACGCGGCTGCGCCTGTCCCTGGAGCTGATGAGCAGCGACAGCGAGTTCACCGAGGACATGGTTCGCGACATCGAGGACATGGACGCCATCCTCGACCAGTTCCTCGCCTTCATCCGCGATGGCCGCGACGAGCGCCAGGAAGAGCTCGACCTGGGCGAGCTGGTGCGCGAGGTGGTGGCCCCCTACAACCAGCACGAGGAGCGCGTGCGCCTGTGCCTGGAGCCGGTGCCGCCGTTCCCCCTGCGGCGTGTGTCGATCAAGCGCCTCCTGGCCAACCTGATCGAGAACGCGCTGCGCTATGGCGGCAACGGCGTCGAAGTGGCCGCCTTCGTGGCGGGCGATCACACCGCACCCTATGTCGTCCTCAGCGTGCTCGACCGTGGCCAGGGCATCGACCCGGCCGAGCTGGGCGACATCTTCAACCCCTTCATCCGTGGCGACCGCGCCCGTGGCGGCAAGGGCACCGGGCTGGGCCTGGCCATCGTCAAGCGCATCGCCGCGCTGCACGGCGGCAGCGTCGAGCTGCGCAACCGTTCCGGCGGTGGGCTGGAAGCCCGCGTGTGCCTTCCCCTGGGCCTGCTGCTGCCCCGCGACGCCGCCTGA
- the ompR gene encoding two-component system response regulator OmpR: MSSIPNAEGEKILIVDDDARLRRLLERFFEEQGYRVRAVENVEQMDRLLARELFNLVVLDLMLPGEDGLSACRRLRASNNQVPIIMLTAKGDESSRIQGLELGADDYLAKPFNPRELLARIKAVLRRQAPQVPGAPTAADESVTFGEYELSLATRELKKGEDVHMLTTGEFAVLKALVQHAREPLTRDKLMNLARGREWDALERSIDVQISRLRRLIEPDPSKPRYIQTVWGVGYVFVPDGNK; encoded by the coding sequence ATGAGCAGCATCCCCAATGCCGAGGGCGAAAAGATCCTGATCGTCGACGACGACGCGCGCCTGCGTCGCTTGCTCGAGCGCTTTTTCGAAGAGCAGGGCTACCGCGTGCGCGCGGTGGAGAACGTCGAGCAGATGGACCGCCTGCTGGCCCGCGAACTGTTCAACCTCGTGGTCCTGGACCTGATGCTGCCTGGCGAGGACGGCCTGTCCGCCTGCCGCCGCCTGCGCGCCTCGAACAACCAGGTGCCGATCATCATGCTCACCGCCAAGGGCGACGAATCCAGCCGTATCCAGGGCCTGGAGCTGGGCGCCGACGACTACCTGGCCAAGCCCTTCAACCCGCGCGAGCTCCTGGCGCGGATCAAGGCCGTGCTGCGCCGCCAGGCGCCCCAGGTGCCCGGCGCCCCGACCGCCGCCGACGAGAGCGTCACCTTCGGCGAGTACGAGCTGTCCCTGGCCACCCGCGAGCTGAAGAAGGGCGAGGACGTGCACATGCTCACCACCGGTGAATTCGCCGTGCTCAAGGCCCTGGTCCAGCACGCCCGCGAGCCGCTGACCCGCGACAAGCTGATGAACCTCGCCCGTGGCCGCGAGTGGGACGCCCTGGAGCGCTCCATCGACGTGCAGATCTCCCGCCTGCGCCGGCTGATCGAGCCCGACCCGTCCAAGCCCCGCTACATCCAGACCGTCTGGGGCGTCGGCTACGTGTTCGTGCCCGACGGCAACAAGTGA